One window of Nicotiana tomentosiformis chromosome 11, ASM39032v3, whole genome shotgun sequence genomic DNA carries:
- the LOC104088747 gene encoding uncharacterized protein isoform X1: protein MDAIVNKAVEELCIQSFKGGNSIPITDLWPKLKPYLSENGVVLCNNVKKAILSSLINIPGLEFETKDNDLVKCTAEECERMELKIVVPEHMLDNFTRIHEVEVSKSKLCKQELEALHLRKRVLQRIAIARANGITQCELTKEFGIKANNFFHIFKELEVLGLIVRHEAVVWTNKASNKGKLISKHTTTNMLYLSRYRKHLHSQQRLEIRGGVLMSDDLSHENSASCDVKSNGEDVHIKDYLPILREICNKLEKAKGKVIAISNIKKDLGYRDALGHKEWRKNILRRLTQAQVVEVTEKGKSLRLLKEFSTMHFNTRVRRSDNLGRKQPPVKIEKRGQIGQQLVELPVEHQTFEEVQDWGNNRMSNGQNFPIDVGNTVNDTKMQIMDSSVRDLVPVKSSVTETISPRCQAYKAYSSHKLREDWAREQREQWILKMLEEEKFLIKPELQRRLENLEKGRHTSMDKKTLERSLKKLQQKGHCKCLDVFFPAVTNFYENRKKVVVLHPSIYELSPAMLVNIYDRIRSFERKVRKESFSQFEKGNALPIVHDMDRGQHRVEMDVQDALAKKSHRIRSMMPKLAQAKRLHIYLWEYVNNAHDSEDTSSSGKYRCDLKNNDNSCKLVDIGAAIEAMQLELFLQVSGSAPMHENMFEKCGDYLHLSNIPMKDYTPLRDTQSIQELSLLIVILQRFKLIRLVCGEHTVDATHVIQITLTHALELKPYFEEPFSSTARSSDFHGPDSCHQVRHDFVLSNRNAVDEYWNTLEYLLAGANPEAASNASPESANQEVFHCFHNRKQMRLCRFQGVVTAKWMEVRSIKGRNNYLQKRKRSSGGDPARHVKLRTSDVRPSDKSTFDTVDPFPDEQNAFLVSPGDVGCNSQINCVGDHREVTKGIDQCEKTEANHSFMKRSDISSLKPTCRASFSWSEDADRQLVIEFVRHKAVLGPYSRFKWASVKNLPASPDACKRRMTALNSCMQFRSALMNLCNEVLERYARHLQNRSLDCGDCEEMVWHHASEEEDLDQGVSDGREHSRKAVAHERWDDCDNDNVKVALDKVLECKNMAKLDGSNGVQSANDNSDLSLNAERPMKQISYQEKSSHWVPKRCGDPLSVSNSVSRQAFESVSVANAAELLKMAVLAFSRFRLVPASIVETYNHYPKHDILDAFNFLKEKKVIRTAAKGTVVFPPNILNSMFLSLLQRETGAQAARFSTWLHQREKEMINGGVVLPPDMQCGDVLTLCGLLSSGELSIIPCLPDEGIGEAKDARTFKRKHNICEFWDGNRSKKLRPWLIGEGEGRRAKGFPDITLSLSRATFLSREAVELFKDDDYQPLTQIGEDNQVKFMSVLEASSSASHIEGQNHVKETHENENYRYTAVSSKELLWEAMASCAEQFCSFSSKKESSALNPGLYRSLLLAVQKAGDQGLSMKEISMSVDVQGEKMLGVIIDVLETFGQVLKVNAYDSVHVVDSLYRSKYVLSTVSVARQDSLVIPAGVSKGAAPSKYEAAELHNPTDQKQPSEPLLERQSTNGHDSLDFQTAKSHFCKPILFWIDGDGTVNNIVYRKLVSRALGIIMQNPGILEDNVIDQMHGLNPQSCRTLLEMMILDNHIIAQKMFETKAGPPAILSGLLGRQFMNSKIILKRHLFANPTSTSLL from the exons ATGGACGCAATAGTGAACAAAGCAGTGGAAGAACTCTGCATACAAAGTTTTAAAGGCGGTAATTCAATCCCTATAACCGATCTCTGGCCCAAACTTAAACCCTACCTTTCAGAAAACGGTGTTGTGCTCTGTAATAATGTAAAAAAGGCTATTTTGTCTAGCCTTATTAACATTCCAGGTCTCGAATTCGAAACGAAAGATAATGATTTGGTTAAGTGTACTGCGGAAGAATGTGAGAGAATGGAATTGAAGATCGTTGTGCCGGAGCATATGCTTGATAATTTTACTAGGATTCATGAGGTTGAGGTTTCCAAGTCTAAGCTATGTAAACAAGAGTTAGAAGCTCTTCATCTCCGGAAAAGAGTCCTCCAACGCATCGCCATTGCAAG AGCAAATGGAATTACCCAGTGTGAGCTTACTAAGGAATTTGGCATCAAGGCCAATAACTTCTTCCACATATTTAAGGAGCTTGAGGTTCTAGGACTGATTGTGAGGCATGAAGCAGTTGTTTGGACAAACAAAGCATCCAACAAAGGGAAACTTATAAGTAAGCATACTACAACCAACATGCTCTATTTAAGCCGCTACAGGAAGCACTTGCACAGTCAACAAAGGCTTGAAATAAGAGGTGGAGTTCTGATGTCTGATGATTTATCTCATGAAAATTCTGCTAGCTGTGATGTGAAGTCTAATGGAGAGGATGTGCATATAAAAGATTATCTGCCCATACTGAGAGAAATTTGTAATAAACTTGAAAAGGCTAAGGGGAAG GTTATTGCTATCTCAAATATTAAAAAGGACCTAGGTTATCGAGATGCTCTTGGACATAAAGAATGGAGAAAAAAT ATCTTACGTAGGTTGACACAAGCTCAGGTCGTGGAGGTAACTGAA AAGGGCAAGTCTTTGCGTCTTTTAAAGGAATTTTCAACCATGCACTTTAATACTCGCGTTCGTCGATCTGATAACCTTGGCCGAAAACAACCTCCGGTTAAAATAGAAAAGAGAGGTCAGATTGGCCAACAGCTAGTGGAGCTTCCCGTCGAGCATCAGACTTTTGAA GAGGTCCAGGATTGGGGCAACAATAGAATGAGCAACGGACAGAATTTCCCCATAGATGTGGGCAACACAGTTAATGACACAAAAATGCAGATAATGGATTCTTCTGTACGTGACCTTGTACCTGTAAAATCTTCGGTAACTGAAACAATATCCCCTAGATGCCAAGCGTACAAAGCATATTCCAGTCATAAATTGCGAGAAGACTGGGCAAGGGAACAGAGGGAGCAGTGGATACTTAAAATGTTAGAG GAGGAGAAGTTCCTTATAAAACCTGAGTTACAAAGACGACTTGAGAATCTTGAGAAGGGCAGGCACACATCAATGGACAAAAAGACCTTAGAACGCAGTTTGAAAAAGCTTCAACAAAAAGGGCACTGTAAATGCCTTGATGTCTTCTTCCCTGCTGTCACAAACTTTTACGAGAACCGTAAAAAGGTCGTGGTCCTGCATCCATCCATTTATGAGTTATCTCCGGCAATGTTGGTTAACATTTATGATAGAATTAGGTCCTTTGAAAGGAAAGTGCGTAAAGAAAGCTTTTCTCAGTTTGAGAAGGGGAATGCACTTCCAATAGTGCATGATATGGACAGAGGACAACACAGAGTAGAAATGGATGTCCAAGATGCACTAGCTAAAAAGAGTCATCGGATTAGGTCTATGATGCCAAAATTGGCTCAGGCAAAGCGTCTTCACATCTATCTATGGGAGTATGTCAATAATGCCCATGATAGTGAAGATACTTCCTCATCTGGTAAATACAGGTGTGATTTGAAAAATAATGATAACAGTTGCAAATTGGTTGATATAGGTGCAGCCATCGAGGCCATGCAGCTTGAGCTGTTCTTACAAGTTTCAGGTTCTGCTCCAATGCATGAGAATATGTTTGAGAAATGTGGGGATTATTTACACCTTTCTAATATTCCCATGAAGGACTACACGCCTTTGAGAGATACCCAGTCAATCCAGGAGCTATCACTGCTGATTGTCATATTACAACGTTTTAAG TTAATCCGCCTTGTTTGTGGTGAACATACGGTAGACGCCACTCATGTGATACAGATCACTCTTACTCATGCGCTAGAGCTTAAACCTTACTTTGAGGAACCTTTCTCTTCAACTGCACGATCATCTGATTTTCATGGTCCAGATTCTTGCCATCAAGTTAGACATGATTTTGTTCTTTCAAATAGGAACGCTGTTGATGAGTACTGGAACACTCTGGAGTACTTATTGGCTGGTGCTAATCCAGAAGCTGCTTCAAATGCTTCCCCAGAATCTGCAAATCAAGAG GTGTTCCATTGTTTTCACAATAGGAAGCAAATGCGTCTCTGTAGATTCCAAGGAGTTGTAACTGCCAAATGGATGGAGGTTCGGTCCATAAAAGGACGGAATAATTATTTACAGAAAAGAAAGAGGTCATCAGGTGGAGATCCTGCAAGACATGTAAAGTTACGCACTTCAGACGTACGACCAAGTGACAAGAGCACATTCGATACTGTTGACCCATTCCCCGATGAACAAAATGCTTTCCTGGTTTCTCCAGGGGATGTTGGATGTAATTCTCAAATAAATTGTGTTGGTGATCATAGGGAGGTTACCAAAGGGATAGATCAATGCGAAAAAACTGAGGCCAATCACTCTTTCATGAAGAGAAGTGATATCTCAAGTCTGAAGCCAACATGCAGAGCAAGTTTCTCCTGGAGCGAAGATGCAGACAG GCAATTGGTGATTGAATTTGTAAGACACAAAGCTGTCCTTGGGCCATATTCTCGTTTTAAATGGGCCTCAGTCAAAAACCTTCCAGCGTCACCTGATGCCTGCAAAAGGAGAATGACTGCTTTGAACAGCTGTATGCAATTCAGAAGTGCTTTAATGAATCTCTGTAATGAAGTCTTGGAGCGTTATGCACGACACCTCCAGAACAGGTCTTTAGATTGCGGTGATTGTGAAGAGATGGTTTGGCATCATGCCTCAGAAGAAGAAGATTTGGATCAAGGTGTTTCTGACGGCCGTGAACATTCTAGAAAGGCTGTTGCACACGAGCGGTGGGATGATTGTGACAATGACAACGTAAAGGTTGCCCTAGATAAGGTGCTAGAATGCAAAAACATGGCTAAGTTGGATGGTAGCAATGGAGTTCAATCTGCCAATGATAATTCAGATCTCAGTTTAAATGCTGAAAGACCT ATGAAACAAATTTCTTATCAGGAGAAAAGCTCGCACTGGGTTCCTAAGAGGTGTGGTGATCCTTTAAGTGTAAGCAACAGTGTAAGTAGGCAAGCATTTGAATCAGTTTCAGTTGCAAATGCTGCAGAGCTATTAAAGATGGCAGTCCTGGCCTTCTCAAGATTTCGACTGGTGCCAGCTTCCATTGTTGAAACATACAATCATTACCCAAAGCATGATATTTTGGATGCTTTCAACTTCCTGAAAGAGAAGAAAGTG ATCAGGACTGCAGCCAAAGGCACCGTTGTTTTTCCTCCGAACATCTTGAATAGTATGTTTTTATCTCTGCTTCAAAGAGAAACTGGAGCACAAGCAGCTAGATTTTCAACCTGGCTGCATCAAAGAGAAAAAGAGATGATAAATGGTGGGGTTGTTCTTCCGCCGGACATGCAATGTGGTGATGTCTTAACTTTATGTGGTCTATTGTCTTCAGGAGAACTGTCAATTATACCATGCCTTCCAGATGAAGGCATTGGAGAGGCTAAGGATGCCAGAACTTTCAAACGTAAACATAATATTTGTGAGTTTTGGGATGGAAACAGGAGTAAGAAATTGAGACCATGGTTGATTGGCGAAGGTGAGGGTCGCAGAGCAAAGGGTTTTCCTGATATTACTTTATCCTTGAGCCGTGCAACATTTTTAAGCAGAGAAGCTGTAGAACTTTTTAAAGATGATGACTATCAGCCCTTGACACAAATTGGTGAAGATAATCAAGTCAAGTTCATGTCAGTTCTTGAAGCTAGCAGTAGTGCATCTCACATCGAAGGACAAAATCATGTAAAGGAAACACATGAGAATGAGAATTACAGATACACAGCAGTGTCTTCCAAAGAGTTGCTCTGGGAAGCCATGGCAAGCTGTGCTGAACAGTTTTGCTCCTTTTCTTCTAAAAAGGAAAGTTCTGCACTTAACCCAGGGCTCTATAGGTCTTTACTTTTAGCCGTTCAAAAGGCTGGTGACCAGGGTCTAAGCATGAAAGAAATCTCAATGTCTGTGGATGTTCAGG GGGAAAAGATGCTGGGCGTTATTATCGACGTCCTTGAAACTTTTGGACAAGTATTGAAG GTCAATGCTTATGATTCTGTTCATGTGGTTGATTCGTTATATCGTTCTAAGTATGTCTTGTCCACTGTGTCTGTTGCTCGACAAGATTCTTTGGTCATTCCTGCGGGAGTTTCTAAAGGGGCAGCACCAAGCAAATATGAAGCCGCTGAACTCCATAATCCCACTGATCAAAAGCAACCTTCTGAACCTTTACTTGAAAGGCAAAGCACAAATGGACATGATTCACTGGACTTCCAAACTGCAAAATCTCATTTCTGTAAGCCAATATTGTTTTGGATTGATGGTGATGGCACTGTCAACAACATTGTCTACAGAAAACTTGTGTCTCGTGCTCTGGGTATCATAATGCAGAATCCAGGAATTCTAGAG GATAATGTTATTGACCAGATGCATGGTCTGAATCCTCAG AGTTGCAGAACTTTGTTAGAGATGATGATTCTGGATAACCATATCATTGCGCAAAAAATGTTTGAAACTAAAGCTGGGCCACCTGCAATTCTCAGTGGCCTTCTTGGAAGACAATTCATGAATTCAAAGATTATTTTAAAACGACATCTCTTCGCAAATCCCACGAGTACTTCCCTTTTGTAA
- the LOC104088747 gene encoding uncharacterized protein isoform X9, producing MDAIVNKAVEELCIQSFKGGNSIPITDLWPKLKPYLSENGVVLCNNVKKAILSSLINIPGLEFETKDNDLVKCTAEECERMELKIVVPEHMLDNFTRIHEVEVSKSKLCKQELEALHLRKRVLQRIAIARANGITQCELTKEFGIKANNFFHIFKELEVLGLIVRHEAVVWTNKASNKGKLISKHTTTNMLYLSRYRKHLHSQQRLEIRGGVLMSDDLSHENSASCDVKSNGEDVHIKDYLPILREICNKLEKAKGKVIAISNIKKDLGYRDALGHKEWRKNILRRLTQAQVVEVTEKGKSLRLLKEFSTMHFNTRVRRSDNLGRKQPPVKIEKRGQIGQQLVELPVEHQTFEEVQDWGNNRMSNGQNFPIDVGNTVNDTKMQIMDSSVRDLVPVKSSVTETISPRCQAYKAYSSHKLREDWAREQREQWILKMLEEEKFLIKPELQRRLENLEKGRHTSMDKKTLERSLKKLQQKGHCKCLDVFFPAVTNFYENRKKLIRLVCGEHTVDATHVIQITLTHALELKPYFEEPFSSTARSSDFHGPDSCHQVRHDFVLSNRNAVDEYWNTLEYLLAGANPEAASNASPESANQEVFHCFHNRKQMRLCRFQGVVTAKWMEVRSIKGRNNYLQKRKRSSGGDPARHVKLRTSDVRPSDKSTFDTVDPFPDEQNAFLVSPGDVGCNSQINCVGDHREVTKGIDQCEKTEANHSFMKRSDISSLKPTCRASFSWSEDADRQLVIEFVRHKAVLGPYSRFKWASVKNLPASPDACKRRMTALNSCMQFRSALMNLCNEVLERYARHLQNRSLDCGDCEEMVWHHASEEEDLDQGVSDGREHSRKAVAHERWDDCDNDNVKVALDKVLECKNMAKLDGSNGVQSANDNSDLSLNAERPMKQISYQEKSSHWVPKRCGDPLSVSNSVSRQAFESVSVANAAELLKMAVLAFSRFRLVPASIVETYNHYPKHDILDAFNFLKEKKVIRTAAKGTVVFPPNILNSMFLSLLQRETGAQAARFSTWLHQREKEMINGGVVLPPDMQCGDVLTLCGLLSSGELSIIPCLPDEGIGEAKDARTFKRKHNICEFWDGNRSKKLRPWLIGEGEGRRAKGFPDITLSLSRATFLSREAVELFKDDDYQPLTQIGEDNQVKFMSVLEASSSASHIEGQNHVKETHENENYRYTAVSSKELLWEAMASCAEQFCSFSSKKESSALNPGLYRSLLLAVQKAGDQGLSMKEISMSVDVQGEKMLGVIIDVLETFGQVLKVNAYDSVHVVDSLYRSKYVLSTVSVARQDSLVIPAGVSKGAAPSKYEAAELHNPTDQKQPSEPLLERQSTNGHDSLDFQTAKSHFCKPILFWIDGDGTVNNIVYRKLVSRALGIIMQNPGILEDNVIDQMHGLNPQSCRTLLEMMILDNHIIAQKMFETKAGPPAILSGLLGRQFMNSKIILKRHLFANPTSTSLL from the exons ATGGACGCAATAGTGAACAAAGCAGTGGAAGAACTCTGCATACAAAGTTTTAAAGGCGGTAATTCAATCCCTATAACCGATCTCTGGCCCAAACTTAAACCCTACCTTTCAGAAAACGGTGTTGTGCTCTGTAATAATGTAAAAAAGGCTATTTTGTCTAGCCTTATTAACATTCCAGGTCTCGAATTCGAAACGAAAGATAATGATTTGGTTAAGTGTACTGCGGAAGAATGTGAGAGAATGGAATTGAAGATCGTTGTGCCGGAGCATATGCTTGATAATTTTACTAGGATTCATGAGGTTGAGGTTTCCAAGTCTAAGCTATGTAAACAAGAGTTAGAAGCTCTTCATCTCCGGAAAAGAGTCCTCCAACGCATCGCCATTGCAAG AGCAAATGGAATTACCCAGTGTGAGCTTACTAAGGAATTTGGCATCAAGGCCAATAACTTCTTCCACATATTTAAGGAGCTTGAGGTTCTAGGACTGATTGTGAGGCATGAAGCAGTTGTTTGGACAAACAAAGCATCCAACAAAGGGAAACTTATAAGTAAGCATACTACAACCAACATGCTCTATTTAAGCCGCTACAGGAAGCACTTGCACAGTCAACAAAGGCTTGAAATAAGAGGTGGAGTTCTGATGTCTGATGATTTATCTCATGAAAATTCTGCTAGCTGTGATGTGAAGTCTAATGGAGAGGATGTGCATATAAAAGATTATCTGCCCATACTGAGAGAAATTTGTAATAAACTTGAAAAGGCTAAGGGGAAG GTTATTGCTATCTCAAATATTAAAAAGGACCTAGGTTATCGAGATGCTCTTGGACATAAAGAATGGAGAAAAAAT ATCTTACGTAGGTTGACACAAGCTCAGGTCGTGGAGGTAACTGAA AAGGGCAAGTCTTTGCGTCTTTTAAAGGAATTTTCAACCATGCACTTTAATACTCGCGTTCGTCGATCTGATAACCTTGGCCGAAAACAACCTCCGGTTAAAATAGAAAAGAGAGGTCAGATTGGCCAACAGCTAGTGGAGCTTCCCGTCGAGCATCAGACTTTTGAA GAGGTCCAGGATTGGGGCAACAATAGAATGAGCAACGGACAGAATTTCCCCATAGATGTGGGCAACACAGTTAATGACACAAAAATGCAGATAATGGATTCTTCTGTACGTGACCTTGTACCTGTAAAATCTTCGGTAACTGAAACAATATCCCCTAGATGCCAAGCGTACAAAGCATATTCCAGTCATAAATTGCGAGAAGACTGGGCAAGGGAACAGAGGGAGCAGTGGATACTTAAAATGTTAGAG GAGGAGAAGTTCCTTATAAAACCTGAGTTACAAAGACGACTTGAGAATCTTGAGAAGGGCAGGCACACATCAATGGACAAAAAGACCTTAGAACGCAGTTTGAAAAAGCTTCAACAAAAAGGGCACTGTAAATGCCTTGATGTCTTCTTCCCTGCTGTCACAAACTTTTACGAGAACCGTAAAAAG TTAATCCGCCTTGTTTGTGGTGAACATACGGTAGACGCCACTCATGTGATACAGATCACTCTTACTCATGCGCTAGAGCTTAAACCTTACTTTGAGGAACCTTTCTCTTCAACTGCACGATCATCTGATTTTCATGGTCCAGATTCTTGCCATCAAGTTAGACATGATTTTGTTCTTTCAAATAGGAACGCTGTTGATGAGTACTGGAACACTCTGGAGTACTTATTGGCTGGTGCTAATCCAGAAGCTGCTTCAAATGCTTCCCCAGAATCTGCAAATCAAGAG GTGTTCCATTGTTTTCACAATAGGAAGCAAATGCGTCTCTGTAGATTCCAAGGAGTTGTAACTGCCAAATGGATGGAGGTTCGGTCCATAAAAGGACGGAATAATTATTTACAGAAAAGAAAGAGGTCATCAGGTGGAGATCCTGCAAGACATGTAAAGTTACGCACTTCAGACGTACGACCAAGTGACAAGAGCACATTCGATACTGTTGACCCATTCCCCGATGAACAAAATGCTTTCCTGGTTTCTCCAGGGGATGTTGGATGTAATTCTCAAATAAATTGTGTTGGTGATCATAGGGAGGTTACCAAAGGGATAGATCAATGCGAAAAAACTGAGGCCAATCACTCTTTCATGAAGAGAAGTGATATCTCAAGTCTGAAGCCAACATGCAGAGCAAGTTTCTCCTGGAGCGAAGATGCAGACAG GCAATTGGTGATTGAATTTGTAAGACACAAAGCTGTCCTTGGGCCATATTCTCGTTTTAAATGGGCCTCAGTCAAAAACCTTCCAGCGTCACCTGATGCCTGCAAAAGGAGAATGACTGCTTTGAACAGCTGTATGCAATTCAGAAGTGCTTTAATGAATCTCTGTAATGAAGTCTTGGAGCGTTATGCACGACACCTCCAGAACAGGTCTTTAGATTGCGGTGATTGTGAAGAGATGGTTTGGCATCATGCCTCAGAAGAAGAAGATTTGGATCAAGGTGTTTCTGACGGCCGTGAACATTCTAGAAAGGCTGTTGCACACGAGCGGTGGGATGATTGTGACAATGACAACGTAAAGGTTGCCCTAGATAAGGTGCTAGAATGCAAAAACATGGCTAAGTTGGATGGTAGCAATGGAGTTCAATCTGCCAATGATAATTCAGATCTCAGTTTAAATGCTGAAAGACCT ATGAAACAAATTTCTTATCAGGAGAAAAGCTCGCACTGGGTTCCTAAGAGGTGTGGTGATCCTTTAAGTGTAAGCAACAGTGTAAGTAGGCAAGCATTTGAATCAGTTTCAGTTGCAAATGCTGCAGAGCTATTAAAGATGGCAGTCCTGGCCTTCTCAAGATTTCGACTGGTGCCAGCTTCCATTGTTGAAACATACAATCATTACCCAAAGCATGATATTTTGGATGCTTTCAACTTCCTGAAAGAGAAGAAAGTG ATCAGGACTGCAGCCAAAGGCACCGTTGTTTTTCCTCCGAACATCTTGAATAGTATGTTTTTATCTCTGCTTCAAAGAGAAACTGGAGCACAAGCAGCTAGATTTTCAACCTGGCTGCATCAAAGAGAAAAAGAGATGATAAATGGTGGGGTTGTTCTTCCGCCGGACATGCAATGTGGTGATGTCTTAACTTTATGTGGTCTATTGTCTTCAGGAGAACTGTCAATTATACCATGCCTTCCAGATGAAGGCATTGGAGAGGCTAAGGATGCCAGAACTTTCAAACGTAAACATAATATTTGTGAGTTTTGGGATGGAAACAGGAGTAAGAAATTGAGACCATGGTTGATTGGCGAAGGTGAGGGTCGCAGAGCAAAGGGTTTTCCTGATATTACTTTATCCTTGAGCCGTGCAACATTTTTAAGCAGAGAAGCTGTAGAACTTTTTAAAGATGATGACTATCAGCCCTTGACACAAATTGGTGAAGATAATCAAGTCAAGTTCATGTCAGTTCTTGAAGCTAGCAGTAGTGCATCTCACATCGAAGGACAAAATCATGTAAAGGAAACACATGAGAATGAGAATTACAGATACACAGCAGTGTCTTCCAAAGAGTTGCTCTGGGAAGCCATGGCAAGCTGTGCTGAACAGTTTTGCTCCTTTTCTTCTAAAAAGGAAAGTTCTGCACTTAACCCAGGGCTCTATAGGTCTTTACTTTTAGCCGTTCAAAAGGCTGGTGACCAGGGTCTAAGCATGAAAGAAATCTCAATGTCTGTGGATGTTCAGG GGGAAAAGATGCTGGGCGTTATTATCGACGTCCTTGAAACTTTTGGACAAGTATTGAAG GTCAATGCTTATGATTCTGTTCATGTGGTTGATTCGTTATATCGTTCTAAGTATGTCTTGTCCACTGTGTCTGTTGCTCGACAAGATTCTTTGGTCATTCCTGCGGGAGTTTCTAAAGGGGCAGCACCAAGCAAATATGAAGCCGCTGAACTCCATAATCCCACTGATCAAAAGCAACCTTCTGAACCTTTACTTGAAAGGCAAAGCACAAATGGACATGATTCACTGGACTTCCAAACTGCAAAATCTCATTTCTGTAAGCCAATATTGTTTTGGATTGATGGTGATGGCACTGTCAACAACATTGTCTACAGAAAACTTGTGTCTCGTGCTCTGGGTATCATAATGCAGAATCCAGGAATTCTAGAG GATAATGTTATTGACCAGATGCATGGTCTGAATCCTCAG AGTTGCAGAACTTTGTTAGAGATGATGATTCTGGATAACCATATCATTGCGCAAAAAATGTTTGAAACTAAAGCTGGGCCACCTGCAATTCTCAGTGGCCTTCTTGGAAGACAATTCATGAATTCAAAGATTATTTTAAAACGACATCTCTTCGCAAATCCCACGAGTACTTCCCTTTTGTAA